A window of Candidatus Binataceae bacterium genomic DNA:
TGGAGATCCTGAGCGAGCACACCTGTGAGGGCTGGCTGGAAGGCTACCTGCTCACCGGGCGGCACGGCCTGTTCAGCACCTACGAAGCGTTTGTGCACGTGGTCGATTCAATGTTCAACCAGCACGCCAAGTGACGAAAGGTCTTGGGTAACCTTGAGCCACTTGGCGTGCTGATTCAATGTTCAACCAGCACGCCAAGTGGCTCAAGGTTACCCAAGACCTTTCGTGGCGCGCGCCGATCGCGTCGCTCAACTACCTGCTCAGTTCACACGTGTGGCGCCAGGATCATAACGGCTTCTCCCATCAGGACCCTGGCTTTATCGATCACGCGGTCAACAAGAAACCCCAGGTCATTCGCGTCTACTTGCCGCCGGATGCAAACAGCCTGCTCTCGGTGACCGACCACTGCCTGCGTAGCCGCGACTACATCAACGTCATCGTCGCCGGCAAGCAGCCCGAGCTCCAGTGGCTCGACATGGACGCGGCGGTAAAGCACTGCACGGAAGGTCTTGGCATCTGGGAATGGGCCAGCAGCGACAGGGGCGCCGATCCCGACGTGGTGATGGCGTGCGCCGGCGACGTGCCTACGCTGGAAACCCTGGCCGCCACGCACTACCTGCGAAACCAGTTTCCGGATCTCAAGATTCGCGTCGTAAACGTGGTCGATATCATGAAGCTCCTGCCGCACGACGAACATCCGCATGGACTCACCAGCCAGGAGTTCGACGAGATCTTTACCAAGGATCGTCCGGTGATCTTCGCCTACCACGGGTATCCTTGGCTGATTCATCGCCTGACCTATCGACGCACCAATCACGGCGGCTTGCACGTGCGGGGTTACAAGGAAGAAGGAACCACTACCACGCCGTTCGACATGTTGGTGAAGAACGATATGGGACGCTTCAACCTGATCGCGGACGCGGCCGCACGGATCCCGAAAATGAGCGCGGTCGCCGGCTACGTCCGCCAGGAGATGCGCGCCAAGCTGGTGGAACACCACGAGTACATCACGCGCTATGGTGAAGACCTGCCGGAGGTTCGCGACTGGAAGTGGGAGCTGTAGCGCAAAGCTCGGATGGAGAGTCGGGTTTTACACGGGGCGCTAGACGCGACAACGATTCGTGAATTTAGAACTTTGTAAGCTAGCCCCCGCCGAGAACGGCAGCAGGGGGAGGAGCGCGGAATAAAAACCGGGCCGCCGTGAATGCATCGCGGGTAATTCTCTGCATCAATTGCGGATCGTCATCTCTAAAATTCGCGCTGTACCAGCTTGCCGATGATGAGCAGCTCGTGGCCAGTGGCCAAGTCGATCGCATCGGAATCCCGGGCACAAGCATCAAGGTGCTCGACGGAAGTGGAGCGATCTTAAGAGAGGGGCCGTTCGAGCTTTCCCGCCTCGACGAGATTATCGGTGCAATTTTTGCGGGGCTGGAGCAACTTCACCTGCCGCGGCCAGTCGCGGTCGGTCATCGAATCGTCCATGGCGGCCCCGATCACACCGCGCCGGAACTGGTCACGGCCGAGGTGCTCGTGGCGTTGCGCAAGATCGTTACCTTCGTGCCGTTGCATCTGCCCGGTGCAATTGCGGCGATCGAGGCGATTAGCGCGCGCTTCCCCAAGCTCCGGCAGGTCGTGTGCTTCGACACCGCTTTTCACCGCACGCTGCCCGAAATCGCGGCGCGTTTTCCGATGCGGCACGAGCTCTGGGATCTGGGAGTACGGCGCTACGGCTTTCATGGCCTGTCATACGAATACATTGTGAGCGCTCTGGGCACGCAGTCGCGAGGCCGCGTCATAGTCGCGCATCTCGGCAACGGCGCCAGCCTGGCCGCCGTGCGCGACGGGAAGTCGGTAGATACGACCATGGGATTCACACCGACGGGT
This region includes:
- a CDS encoding acetate/propionate family kinase: MNASRVILCINCGSSSLKFALYQLADDEQLVASGQVDRIGIPGTSIKVLDGSGAILREGPFELSRLDEIIGAIFAGLEQLHLPRPVAVGHRIVHGGPDHTAPELVTAEVLVALRKIVTFVPLHLPGAIAAIEAISARFPKLRQVVCFDTAFHRTLPEIAARFPMRHELWDLGVRRYGFHGLSYEYIVSALGTQSRGRVIVAHLGNGASLAAVRDGKSVDTTMGFTPTGGFMMGTRSGDLDPGLILYLLREKGYDAEHLDEAVNRAAGLLGVSGVSSDMRTLKESRDPRAELARQMFGYQLRKQIGAMAAALEGIDTLVFTGGIGEHDAELRWEVCRGLRHLGIEIDSQRNAANEDPISSTGSECMVRVIPTNEDLVIVRHTRAVVGTAESAKGPL